A window of the Cystobacter fuscus genome harbors these coding sequences:
- a CDS encoding DUF4912 domain-containing protein, which yields MVEHLREFAHAQWGRGVERLKARKGLLGALVTRVDELVTLMGLRERAPGSTGTPSGDSESQPPRPQTRAEAEAEEAPLEAIPFEATPSPDVSPGETRAPEPPASSTPPEASAPPAPPAPPAPAPPPEPVRTSAEPLVEGFFVARTVTGASNAPPPDAPGGLISNGSLGSLPTDYADDTVVLLPRDPHTLFVFWDFKATTRERAAQGLEYPRAVMRLYDAQDTLLGAVDVALESRSFYIGGLPAGRPYRVELHFVGRDGHSRRIGHSSNRVFLPPAGPSADTSVRFLRMPSPAAWCAEPRPGSVSLRLEPDQAHDYITWSRVLLPGSAERLEPRVPSRAAPPGEQGAPTPGYLHVPRAEGSSSEGRMGVPGPVESPSGEAPGPTGPETAPLERWVWSLGPGGSSERWLDSAGPSGSSEQGARAMGVPVAGGDSRGLVGPFAHGFVSQGPVGSSEQASGVPRAREGVVQWIGSHGPAGSSEQVPGASRRGEGVVQWMWVYGPAASEQGLAGPPGAAGQWVWSSGPAGSSEQGPGPGSSPGVAGLWVWSSGPAGSSGPGW from the coding sequence ATGGTGGAACACCTCCGGGAGTTCGCGCACGCGCAGTGGGGGCGTGGGGTGGAAAGGCTCAAGGCGCGCAAGGGCCTGCTCGGCGCACTGGTGACGCGCGTGGACGAGCTCGTCACCCTCATGGGGCTGCGCGAGCGGGCTCCCGGCTCCACCGGGACCCCCTCGGGTGACTCCGAGTCCCAGCCACCCAGGCCCCAGACCCGGGCGGAGGCGGAAGCGGAGGAGGCGCCACTCGAGGCCATTCCCTTCGAGGCCACTCCCTCTCCGGACGTGTCCCCCGGAGAGACCCGGGCCCCCGAGCCGCCCGCGTCTTCCACTCCACCGGAGGCCTCGGCTCCACCGGCGCCCCCCGCTCCGCCCGCGCCGGCCCCGCCTCCCGAGCCCGTGAGGACCTCCGCCGAGCCGCTCGTGGAGGGCTTCTTCGTGGCGCGCACCGTCACCGGGGCGTCGAACGCGCCGCCTCCCGATGCGCCAGGCGGGCTGATCTCCAACGGGTCGCTCGGCTCGCTGCCAACGGACTACGCGGACGACACCGTCGTGTTGCTGCCCCGGGATCCCCACACGCTCTTCGTGTTCTGGGACTTCAAGGCCACCACCCGGGAGCGCGCCGCGCAGGGGCTGGAGTACCCACGGGCCGTGATGCGGCTGTACGATGCTCAGGACACCTTGCTCGGCGCCGTCGACGTCGCGCTCGAGTCACGGAGCTTCTACATCGGCGGGCTCCCCGCGGGCCGGCCCTACCGGGTGGAGCTGCACTTCGTCGGCCGGGATGGCCATTCGCGCCGCATCGGACACTCCTCCAACCGTGTCTTCCTGCCTCCAGCGGGGCCTTCCGCGGACACCTCGGTGCGCTTCCTGCGGATGCCGTCTCCCGCCGCCTGGTGCGCCGAGCCTCGTCCCGGCTCCGTGTCCCTCCGGCTCGAGCCCGACCAGGCGCACGACTACATCACCTGGAGCCGTGTGCTCCTGCCGGGAAGCGCCGAGCGTCTCGAGCCCCGCGTTCCGTCGCGCGCGGCGCCTCCTGGCGAGCAGGGTGCTCCCACTCCGGGGTATCTGCACGTCCCGCGCGCCGAGGGCTCCTCGTCGGAAGGGCGCATGGGTGTGCCGGGGCCCGTCGAGAGCCCCTCCGGTGAGGCGCCAGGGCCGACGGGGCCCGAGACCGCTCCTCTGGAGCGTTGGGTGTGGTCGCTCGGGCCCGGAGGATCTTCCGAGCGCTGGCTGGACTCGGCCGGGCCGTCGGGTTCCTCGGAGCAGGGGGCCCGGGCGATGGGAGTTCCCGTGGCGGGTGGTGACTCCCGAGGGCTTGTCGGGCCTTTCGCGCACGGGTTCGTGTCCCAGGGGCCCGTGGGCTCCTCGGAGCAGGCGTCGGGCGTGCCGCGTGCGCGCGAAGGAGTCGTTCAGTGGATTGGCTCGCACGGGCCCGCGGGCTCCTCGGAGCAGGTGCCGGGCGCGTCGCGGCGAGGGGAAGGGGTCGTGCAATGGATGTGGGTCTACGGGCCGGCGGCTTCGGAACAGGGGCTGGCGGGTCCGCCCGGGGCCGCCGGGCAGTGGGTGTGGTCGAGCGGGCCGGCGGGCTCCTCGGAGCAGGGCCCCGGCCCAGGGAGTTCTCCTGGCGTCGCCGGACTGTGGGTATGGTCGAGCGGACCGGCGGGCTCCTCGGGTCCGGGGTGGTGA
- a CDS encoding Do family serine endopeptidase: MTKRTNFPRSVIAGAALVALPLLAHSQTSPQPPQNVLQPATKEAQALPSLAPLVESVKGAVVNVDVQATSTRGERQLSPFDRFFGGEDPRGSRREPIRQGTGSGFIIDPKGLVLTNNHVVEGAVAIRVRLDDGRSFDAEIVGRDPLTDVALIRVKSKADNLPTVKLGDSDAMRVGDWVVAIGNPFGLASSVSSGILSARARNIHSGPYDDFLQTDAAINPGNSGGPLFNLKGEVVGINTAIVGGGTGIGFAVPSNQVKALLPQLEKEGAVTRAWLGIGIQDLDEDLARALQLPVKEGAVVNQVNDNSPAGRAGVKMDDVIVSIDGQKVGSGNSLTRSVALKKPGSTSALEVFREGKRQTIKVQLGTRPDLENLGVRPRQGQEDEEQSSKARVGLSLSNLDPRIAERAGLDSAKGAMVTEVQPGSPAERAQLEPGMVVVEVNRKPVANSQELAGIIRKAPAGSTLLLRVALPGGRALRALTLP, from the coding sequence ATGACCAAACGAACGAATTTTCCGCGGAGTGTCATCGCGGGTGCCGCCCTCGTCGCGCTGCCCCTGCTGGCGCACTCCCAGACGTCTCCGCAGCCCCCCCAGAACGTGCTTCAGCCCGCCACGAAGGAGGCTCAGGCCCTGCCCTCGCTCGCCCCGTTGGTCGAGTCCGTCAAGGGCGCCGTCGTCAACGTGGACGTCCAGGCCACCTCCACCCGGGGTGAGCGGCAACTCTCCCCCTTCGATCGTTTCTTCGGAGGCGAGGATCCGCGGGGCTCCCGCCGCGAGCCCATCCGCCAGGGCACGGGCTCGGGCTTCATCATCGACCCCAAGGGGCTGGTGCTGACCAACAACCACGTCGTGGAGGGCGCGGTGGCCATCCGCGTCCGGCTGGATGACGGGCGCAGCTTCGACGCGGAGATCGTCGGCAGGGATCCGCTCACCGACGTGGCGCTCATCCGGGTCAAGAGCAAGGCGGACAACCTGCCCACGGTGAAGCTCGGTGACTCGGACGCGATGCGCGTGGGCGACTGGGTGGTGGCCATCGGCAACCCGTTCGGGCTGGCCTCGAGCGTGAGCAGTGGCATCCTCTCCGCGCGCGCGCGCAACATCCACTCCGGTCCCTATGACGACTTCCTGCAGACGGACGCCGCCATCAATCCGGGCAACTCGGGCGGTCCGCTCTTCAACCTCAAGGGCGAGGTGGTGGGCATCAACACCGCCATCGTCGGTGGTGGCACGGGCATCGGCTTCGCGGTGCCGAGCAACCAGGTGAAGGCGCTCCTGCCCCAGCTCGAGAAGGAGGGCGCGGTGACGCGCGCCTGGTTGGGCATCGGCATCCAGGACCTGGACGAGGATCTCGCCCGAGCCCTGCAACTGCCCGTCAAGGAAGGCGCCGTCGTCAACCAGGTGAACGACAACTCCCCGGCGGGACGCGCGGGCGTGAAGATGGATGACGTCATCGTCTCCATCGACGGGCAGAAGGTGGGCTCGGGCAACTCGCTCACCCGCTCGGTGGCGCTCAAGAAGCCGGGCAGCACCTCCGCGCTGGAGGTCTTCCGCGAGGGCAAGCGCCAGACGATCAAGGTGCAGCTGGGCACGCGTCCGGACCTGGAGAACCTCGGGGTGCGTCCGCGCCAGGGCCAGGAGGACGAGGAGCAGTCCTCCAAGGCGCGCGTGGGCCTGTCCTTGAGCAACCTGGATCCGCGCATCGCCGAGCGGGCCGGGTTGGACTCGGCCAAGGGCGCGATGGTGACGGAGGTGCAGCCGGGCTCGCCCGCCGAGCGCGCCCAGTTGGAGCCGGGCATGGTGGTGGTGGAGGTCAACCGCAAGCCGGTGGCCAACTCTCAGGAGCTGGCGGGCATCATCCGCAAGGCGCCCGCGGGCAGCACGCTGCTGTTGCGCGTGGCACTGCCGGGTGGGCGCGCGCTGCGTGCCCTGACGTTGCCCTGA
- a CDS encoding glycoside hydrolase family 57 protein, which yields MSIGSLALVLHAHLPFVRHPEYENFLEEDWLYEAISETYLPLLLTFDRLAEEDVPFRLTLTLTPTLVTMLRDELLMSRYARRLDHLCELGAREVHRTRNDPVFGRLARFHRDHFESLRQAFHERYKRDLVSAFRRLQDAGHLEIIACNATHGFLPLMQQTPEAVRAQISVAASHYRLTFGRDAPGIWLAECGYFPGVEKFLAAERIRYFFVDTHGLTDATPRPLHGPFAPIYTEAGVAAYARDPESSQQVWSAERGYPGDPHYREFYRDIGWDLELDYVRPYVQPTGDRKNTGFKYYRITGKTQDKQPYDPDLARERAHVHAGNFLFNREKQFEWLADKVRGRKPVVVAPYDAELFGHWWFEGPWFLEALLRKVAQEQKTFSLVTPSDDLAAHPENQVATPPLCSWGAGGYATMWLDGSNDWIYRHLHHCARQMIALAKDFPDDSPTLQRRALNQAARELLLAQSSDWAFIMKTGTMVDYAVRRTREHVLRFLRLHEQLRAGRIDEEQLTRFEATSTVFPEIDYRVYRPE from the coding sequence ATGAGCATTGGCTCCCTGGCGCTCGTGCTGCACGCGCACCTGCCATTCGTGCGCCATCCCGAGTACGAGAACTTCCTGGAGGAGGACTGGCTCTACGAGGCCATCTCCGAGACGTACCTCCCGCTGCTTCTCACCTTCGATCGGCTGGCGGAGGAGGACGTCCCCTTCCGGTTGACGCTCACGCTCACGCCCACGCTCGTCACCATGTTGCGTGACGAGCTGCTCATGAGCCGCTACGCCCGGCGCCTGGATCATCTGTGCGAGCTGGGCGCGCGCGAGGTGCATCGCACCCGGAACGATCCCGTCTTCGGCCGGCTCGCCCGCTTCCACCGCGACCACTTCGAGTCACTGCGCCAGGCCTTCCACGAGCGCTACAAGCGCGACCTGGTGAGCGCCTTCCGCCGGCTCCAGGACGCGGGGCACCTGGAGATCATCGCCTGCAACGCCACGCACGGCTTCCTGCCGCTGATGCAGCAGACCCCCGAGGCGGTGCGCGCGCAGATCTCCGTGGCCGCCAGCCACTATCGGCTCACCTTCGGGCGGGACGCGCCGGGCATCTGGCTCGCCGAGTGTGGCTACTTCCCCGGAGTGGAGAAGTTCCTCGCGGCCGAGCGCATCCGCTACTTCTTCGTGGACACCCACGGCCTCACGGACGCGACGCCCCGGCCGCTGCATGGCCCCTTCGCGCCCATCTACACCGAGGCGGGCGTGGCCGCGTACGCGCGTGATCCGGAGAGCAGCCAGCAGGTGTGGAGCGCCGAGCGCGGCTACCCCGGCGATCCCCACTACCGCGAGTTCTACCGGGACATCGGCTGGGACCTGGAACTGGACTACGTCCGGCCCTACGTCCAGCCCACGGGAGACCGCAAGAACACGGGCTTCAAGTACTACCGCATCACCGGCAAGACGCAGGACAAGCAGCCGTACGATCCGGACCTCGCGCGCGAGCGGGCGCACGTCCACGCGGGCAACTTCCTCTTCAACCGGGAGAAGCAGTTCGAGTGGCTCGCGGACAAGGTGCGCGGACGCAAGCCGGTGGTGGTGGCGCCCTACGACGCGGAACTCTTCGGCCACTGGTGGTTCGAGGGGCCCTGGTTCCTCGAGGCGCTGCTGCGCAAGGTGGCGCAGGAGCAGAAGACGTTCTCGCTGGTGACGCCCTCGGACGATCTCGCCGCGCATCCGGAGAACCAGGTGGCCACGCCGCCCCTGTGCTCCTGGGGAGCGGGGGGCTATGCGACCATGTGGCTGGATGGCTCCAACGATTGGATCTACCGCCACCTCCACCACTGCGCCCGGCAGATGATCGCCCTGGCGAAGGACTTCCCGGACGACTCGCCCACGCTGCAGCGGCGGGCCCTCAACCAGGCCGCGCGCGAGTTGCTGCTCGCGCAGTCCTCGGACTGGGCCTTCATCATGAAGACGGGGACCATGGTGGACTACGCGGTGCGCCGTACCCGGGAGCACGTGCTGCGCTTCCTTCGCCTGCACGAGCAGTTGCGCGCGGGCCGTATCGACGAGGAGCAACTCACCCGGTTCGAGGCGACGAGCACCGTGTTTCCTGAAATCGATTATCGCGTCTACCGTCCAGAGTGA
- a CDS encoding response regulator — MERRVLIVESQNDFALSMATVLKSAGYQTAMAATAADAQREMEKRRPDLIVVRAELPDQSGFSLCGQIKKGKWGQNMRVLLLSSDTGADGLQQHRQTPGAADGYLSIPFEMGELASMSVDIMPPGESEQDAAPRDGAPAMPPPLKGAPTPAGAPPRLPKRERRSAITEEDRTFLERAFQSIADRKAELLAESRQLRRPPPRRDLMGTPEGKVQLLRDELKVREAQIARLSEVWNVRERELLSVEDRLHEKDVELQGLKMQVDDLLRRFNEAQQGMLQKEREHGATVDDLLLQKFSAEKDLIEVVASKEKDINVLRRSVTNLEDELSRRGGELSNLRDEYEKLEKHLNIVTLEFEVKEQGLTTTVQAHEAELGRRQQRIEEVEGELARTIGERDQRYSELTGEIQALQERLAQTEQERDTSVRTLEARALAAEQHGAQADAEIQRISAERAELEARLNEQISGLSADLARTTAEREQLQLDKDAEEQLLNQRLEERDAKVATLETELQETIARNENHEAELNANIQQQMERIGELEGEVEAAKAHLADREHELTAELEALTLARNELEAAKAAMEADFTGQVQALQETVAERDADLATLRGELDATTQALNETQARLATTEETLSTTRGELDATSQTLRETQSTLTDTEDKLAQAEETLLTTRGELDATTQALSETQNTLATTQDTLARTEETLLTTRGELDATTQTLTSTQSTLTDTQDKLAQAEETLLTTRGELDATTQALSETQNTLAATQETLAQTEESLSATRGELDATTQAFTETQGQLDQTRDELAQTVQARAEREAELIAANKEIARVNGLLQETEALKQAMEEELSEQLGLTRAELAETQGNLSATREALAGEQAAHVQTQHQAASVQADLEAQLAQARDQGQELEEQLFLVKQELGSRVSEVTQLGSQLAQAEGERNDLQERLDTLTAESQRRIDILEQDSERKNQELSDSLQKLSGLTQERERLRGEVAARSEQLKQQEERRQHEAEHARRAQEELSRQLAGLNSELEALRKQLAARDEQLRAAAAAQSKLQSEREGVATNLSAAHAQAQALQQAQAQERAEAKRAQEELSAKLSRSEARVAQLGQEAQARAAEAEERVKEAQAQLAARAKRVQEMELAVENAAGARTRVEKELNAKLATAETKATDAATKLATALKERKELEAKQQKELEDLAVRQKAELERREALKAQEIARLQQSVQEKSKALKVAELELARFKTKGAAAPNTVKPAATRPPVEDDDSLLATQQAVPTIAPAAPRVAPAARPGAKPAAGATAKRPAPAPAPSRADDESAPERTMIMPVPGAAAAAEDEADWTSLVDELDK, encoded by the coding sequence ATGGAGCGTCGCGTCCTCATTGTTGAAAGCCAGAATGACTTCGCCCTGAGCATGGCCACCGTGCTCAAGAGCGCGGGTTATCAAACGGCCATGGCGGCCACTGCCGCCGATGCTCAGCGGGAGATGGAGAAGCGGCGTCCGGATCTCATCGTGGTCCGCGCCGAGCTGCCGGACCAGTCGGGCTTTTCCCTCTGTGGGCAGATCAAGAAGGGCAAGTGGGGGCAGAACATGCGGGTGCTCCTGCTCTCCTCGGACACGGGAGCGGACGGACTCCAGCAGCACCGCCAGACGCCGGGCGCCGCGGACGGCTACCTCTCCATCCCCTTCGAGATGGGCGAGCTCGCGTCGATGAGCGTGGACATCATGCCGCCGGGCGAGTCCGAGCAGGATGCCGCACCGCGTGACGGCGCGCCCGCCATGCCTCCGCCGCTCAAGGGCGCCCCCACCCCCGCGGGCGCTCCGCCCCGGCTGCCCAAGCGCGAGCGCCGCAGCGCCATCACCGAGGAGGATCGCACCTTCCTCGAGCGCGCCTTCCAGTCCATCGCCGACCGCAAGGCCGAGCTGCTCGCCGAGTCGCGTCAGCTCCGGCGCCCGCCGCCCCGGCGCGACCTGATGGGCACGCCCGAGGGCAAGGTGCAGCTGTTGCGCGATGAGCTGAAGGTGCGCGAGGCGCAGATCGCCCGGCTGTCCGAGGTGTGGAACGTGCGCGAGCGCGAGCTGCTCTCGGTCGAGGACCGCCTCCACGAGAAGGACGTGGAGCTGCAGGGCCTGAAGATGCAGGTGGATGATCTGCTGCGCCGCTTCAACGAGGCCCAGCAGGGCATGCTCCAGAAGGAGCGCGAGCACGGCGCGACCGTGGACGACCTGCTCCTGCAGAAGTTCTCCGCGGAGAAGGATCTCATCGAGGTCGTCGCCTCCAAGGAAAAGGACATCAACGTCCTGCGCCGCTCGGTGACCAACCTCGAGGACGAGCTGTCGCGTCGCGGGGGCGAGCTGAGCAACCTGCGCGACGAGTACGAGAAGCTCGAGAAGCACCTGAACATCGTCACCCTCGAGTTCGAGGTGAAGGAGCAGGGGCTCACCACGACGGTGCAGGCGCACGAGGCCGAGCTCGGCCGCCGCCAGCAGCGCATCGAGGAGGTGGAAGGCGAGCTGGCGCGCACCATCGGCGAGCGCGATCAGCGCTACTCCGAGCTCACCGGGGAGATCCAGGCGCTGCAGGAGCGGCTGGCCCAGACCGAGCAGGAGCGCGACACGTCCGTGCGCACCCTGGAGGCGCGCGCCCTCGCCGCCGAGCAGCATGGCGCCCAGGCGGACGCGGAGATCCAGCGCATCTCCGCCGAGCGCGCCGAGCTCGAGGCGAGGCTCAACGAGCAGATCTCCGGCCTCTCCGCGGACCTGGCGCGCACCACCGCCGAGCGCGAGCAGCTCCAGCTCGACAAGGACGCCGAGGAGCAGCTGCTCAACCAGCGCCTGGAGGAGCGCGACGCGAAGGTCGCCACGCTCGAGACCGAGCTGCAGGAGACGATCGCCCGCAACGAGAACCACGAGGCGGAGCTCAACGCCAACATCCAGCAGCAGATGGAGCGCATCGGCGAGCTGGAAGGCGAGGTCGAGGCCGCCAAGGCGCACCTGGCCGATCGCGAGCACGAGCTGACGGCCGAGCTGGAGGCGCTCACCCTGGCTCGCAACGAGCTGGAAGCCGCCAAGGCCGCCATGGAGGCGGACTTCACCGGCCAGGTGCAGGCGCTCCAGGAGACCGTCGCCGAGCGCGACGCCGACCTCGCCACCCTGCGCGGTGAGCTGGACGCCACCACCCAGGCGCTGAACGAGACGCAGGCCCGGCTGGCCACCACCGAGGAGACGCTCTCCACCACGCGCGGCGAGCTGGACGCCACCTCGCAGACGCTGCGCGAGACCCAGTCCACCCTCACCGACACCGAGGACAAGCTCGCGCAGGCCGAGGAGACGCTCCTCACCACGCGCGGCGAGCTGGACGCCACCACCCAGGCCCTCTCCGAGACGCAGAACACCCTCGCCACCACCCAGGACACCCTGGCCCGGACCGAGGAGACGCTCCTCACCACGCGCGGCGAGCTGGACGCCACCACCCAGACGCTCACCAGCACCCAGTCCACCCTCACCGATACCCAGGACAAGCTCGCGCAGGCCGAGGAGACGCTCCTCACCACGCGCGGCGAGCTGGACGCCACCACCCAGGCCCTCTCCGAGACCCAGAACACCCTCGCGGCCACCCAGGAGACCCTCGCCCAGACCGAGGAGTCGCTCTCCGCCACGCGCGGCGAGCTGGACGCCACCACCCAGGCGTTCACCGAGACCCAGGGCCAGCTCGACCAGACCCGCGACGAGCTCGCCCAGACCGTGCAGGCGCGCGCCGAGCGCGAGGCCGAGCTGATCGCCGCGAACAAGGAGATCGCCCGCGTCAACGGCCTGCTCCAGGAGACCGAGGCCCTCAAGCAAGCCATGGAGGAAGAGCTGTCCGAACAGCTCGGCCTCACGCGCGCCGAGCTGGCCGAGACCCAGGGCAACCTCTCCGCCACGCGCGAGGCGCTCGCCGGGGAACAGGCCGCCCACGTGCAGACCCAGCATCAGGCGGCCAGCGTCCAGGCCGACCTGGAGGCCCAGCTCGCCCAGGCGCGCGATCAAGGCCAGGAACTCGAGGAGCAGCTCTTCCTCGTCAAGCAGGAGCTGGGCAGCCGCGTCTCCGAGGTCACCCAGCTCGGCTCGCAGCTCGCGCAGGCCGAGGGGGAGCGCAACGACCTGCAGGAGCGGCTCGACACGCTCACCGCCGAGTCGCAGCGCCGCATCGACATCCTCGAGCAGGACTCCGAGCGCAAGAACCAGGAGCTGTCCGACTCCCTCCAGAAGCTCAGCGGTCTGACGCAGGAGCGCGAGCGTCTGCGCGGCGAGGTGGCCGCCCGCTCCGAGCAGCTCAAGCAGCAGGAGGAGCGCCGCCAGCACGAGGCGGAGCACGCGCGCCGTGCCCAGGAAGAGCTGTCCCGCCAGCTCGCCGGCCTCAACTCGGAGCTGGAGGCCCTGCGCAAGCAGCTCGCCGCCCGTGACGAGCAACTGCGCGCCGCGGCCGCCGCCCAGTCCAAGCTCCAGTCCGAGCGCGAGGGCGTCGCGACCAACCTCTCCGCGGCCCACGCCCAGGCCCAGGCCCTCCAGCAGGCCCAGGCCCAGGAGCGCGCCGAGGCGAAGCGTGCCCAGGAGGAGCTGAGCGCGAAGCTGTCGCGCTCCGAGGCCCGCGTGGCCCAGCTCGGCCAGGAAGCCCAGGCCCGCGCCGCCGAGGCCGAGGAGCGCGTCAAGGAGGCCCAGGCCCAGCTCGCCGCCCGCGCCAAGCGGGTCCAGGAGATGGAGCTCGCGGTGGAGAACGCCGCGGGTGCCAGGACGCGCGTGGAGAAGGAGCTCAACGCGAAGCTGGCCACCGCCGAGACCAAGGCCACCGACGCCGCCACCAAGCTCGCCACCGCCCTCAAGGAGCGCAAGGAGCTGGAGGCCAAACAGCAGAAGGAGCTCGAGGATCTCGCCGTCCGTCAGAAGGCGGAGCTGGAGCGCCGCGAGGCGCTCAAGGCCCAGGAGATCGCGCGTCTGCAGCAGTCCGTGCAGGAGAAGAGCAAGGCCCTCAAGGTCGCCGAGCTGGAGCTGGCCCGCTTCAAGACGAAGGGCGCCGCCGCCCCCAACACGGTGAAGCCGGCCGCCACCAGGCCCCCGGTGGAGGACGACGACTCGCTGCTGGCCACCCAGCAGGCCGTTCCCACCATCGCTCCCGCGGCGCCCCGGGTCGCCCCCGCTGCTCGTCCTGGCGCCAAGCCCGCCGCGGGTGCCACCGCGAAGCGTCCCGCCCCGGCTCCGGCGCCCTCGCGCGCCGATGACGAGAGCGCCCCCGAGCGCACCATGATCATGCCGGTACCCGGCGCCGCGGCCGCCGCCGAGGACGAAGCCGACTGGACGTCGCTCGTGGACGAGCTGGACAAGTAG
- a CDS encoding glycosyltransferase: MSDLPRLLLCSFDVIPGPSGSSRRLTEYLKALPDRFSVVVLSVKTPDHTHIEKYENARLLRVPVGSGDLASRIQAFERAVRRQLESEEYALAHFTDPFGGYALCELKGDYGYRLVYEAQSFPSQELRYTHPQLEGDRKFLSKIRRQELFCLMNVDRVITGSATTSHFIQSLGVPSESVHVVRAPVDLGPYEPEALGVPDGAPMRLMYLGSQVSWQGLAGLLRGLALAVREVDVRLSIVGPRHPDWQPHLEDLVAELDLKQHVEFQPAVGHDNLSKVLTLADVGVVPLDDVDRNRVQGGALAKVSEYLAAGRPVLAADLPLTRELVPAAAGVFYPPGDAQALAEQLIALARDVPRRLSLGEHARAFASKSLDAGLIRGQLLDIYDALLGKDATVRASTGERQGEPMLTAVTGTPTNRVLGMMGTVSAEAAPEPAPPAAKAAEPEGPAPHTQDTDPGQGPPALDDPPVVVGQALQTEDGLDTRLVKTEPDTRRPEGPPVVMGLPLRDPPAAAQEQALTEQQVRPPAPPPIPAPPPIPAPAPIPAPAPAPAAVTAPPPVPAPPPIPSRPSLGPRPVPPELRRTTPPEARRAVAPEPEPLRPPALPSRPSVEIPTPARGTLIIPPLPPRATRPPSSSRPSEPPVLMPVPAPPAPAPPVLQPVAEEEPEELSSSHAEMLSEEEEASPTPRQAHPLEEPEEISSEEIQETEAPPRQPPESRLNPWFAQLAHGYCPPEGTHFARHTPPTTFPGRDELPAPTAAPPKLQGGARGKPS, encoded by the coding sequence TTGAGTGATCTGCCCAGACTCCTGCTGTGCAGCTTCGACGTCATCCCCGGCCCGTCGGGTTCCTCGCGCCGGCTGACCGAGTATTTGAAGGCACTGCCCGATCGGTTCTCGGTGGTGGTGCTCTCGGTCAAGACGCCGGATCACACCCATATCGAGAAGTACGAGAACGCGCGTCTGCTCCGGGTGCCCGTGGGCTCGGGAGACCTGGCCTCGCGCATCCAGGCATTCGAGCGCGCCGTGCGACGCCAGTTGGAGAGCGAGGAGTACGCCCTCGCCCACTTCACCGATCCCTTCGGCGGCTACGCCCTGTGCGAACTCAAGGGGGACTACGGCTACCGGCTCGTCTACGAGGCGCAGAGCTTCCCCTCGCAGGAGCTGCGCTACACGCATCCGCAGTTGGAGGGAGACCGCAAGTTCCTCTCCAAGATCCGGCGCCAGGAGCTGTTCTGCCTGATGAACGTGGATCGGGTCATCACCGGCTCGGCCACCACGAGCCACTTCATCCAATCCCTGGGCGTGCCGAGCGAGTCGGTGCACGTGGTGCGCGCCCCCGTGGATCTGGGGCCCTATGAGCCCGAGGCGCTCGGCGTGCCCGACGGCGCCCCCATGCGGCTCATGTACCTGGGCAGTCAGGTCTCCTGGCAGGGCCTCGCCGGGCTGCTGCGGGGACTCGCGCTCGCGGTGCGCGAGGTGGACGTGCGGCTGTCGATCGTCGGCCCCCGCCACCCCGACTGGCAGCCCCACCTGGAGGATCTCGTCGCCGAGCTCGACCTCAAGCAGCACGTCGAGTTCCAGCCCGCCGTCGGCCATGACAACCTGTCCAAGGTGCTCACCCTCGCGGACGTGGGGGTGGTGCCGCTCGACGACGTGGACCGCAACCGCGTCCAGGGCGGCGCGCTCGCCAAGGTGTCCGAGTACCTCGCCGCGGGCCGGCCCGTGCTCGCCGCGGACCTGCCCCTCACGCGCGAGCTCGTCCCCGCCGCCGCGGGGGTCTTCTACCCGCCCGGAGATGCCCAGGCGCTCGCCGAGCAGCTCATCGCCCTCGCCCGCGACGTGCCCCGGCGCCTGTCGCTCGGTGAGCACGCCCGGGCCTTCGCCAGCAAGTCGCTCGACGCGGGGCTCATCCGCGGCCAGCTCCTGGACATCTATGACGCGCTGCTCGGCAAGGACGCCACGGTACGCGCGAGTACCGGCGAGCGGCAGGGCGAGCCCATGCTCACGGCCGTCACCGGCACCCCCACCAACCGCGTCCTCGGCATGATGGGCACGGTGAGCGCCGAGGCCGCCCCCGAGCCCGCCCCTCCCGCCGCCAAGGCCGCCGAGCCCGAAGGACCGGCCCCCCACACCCAGGATACGGATCCCGGACAAGGACCTCCGGCGCTGGATGATCCGCCCGTCGTCGTGGGCCAGGCCCTGCAGACCGAGGACGGCCTCGATACCCGGCTCGTCAAGACCGAGCCCGACACCCGCCGTCCCGAGGGCCCGCCCGTGGTGATGGGTCTCCCCCTGCGTGATCCCCCCGCCGCCGCTCAGGAGCAGGCCCTGACCGAGCAGCAGGTGCGACCTCCAGCGCCACCCCCGATCCCGGCACCTCCCCCGATTCCGGCTCCAGCCCCGATTCCGGCTCCAGCCCCGGCTCCAGCCGCCGTCACGGCTCCGCCCCCCGTCCCGGCGCCCCCGCCCATTCCCAGCCGGCCCTCCCTGGGTCCGCGCCCCGTGCCCCCCGAGCTGCGCCGCACCACGCCCCCCGAGGCGCGCCGCGCGGTGGCCCCGGAGCCCGAGCCGCTCCGACCTCCCGCCCTGCCCTCCCGACCGTCCGTGGAGATCCCGACGCCCGCGCGCGGCACGCTCATCATTCCGCCACTGCCTCCCCGGGCCACCCGGCCGCCCAGTAGCTCGCGGCCCAGCGAGCCCCCCGTGCTCATGCCGGTGCCCGCGCCCCCGGCTCCCGCGCCCCCCGTCCTCCAGCCCGTCGCCGAGGAGGAGCCCGAGGAACTCTCCTCCTCCCATGCCGAGATGCTCTCGGAAGAAGAGGAGGCCTCGCCCACGCCCCGCCAGGCCCACCCGCTGGAGGAGCCCGAGGAGATCAGCAGCGAGGAAATCCAGGAGACCGAGGCGCCCCCGCGCCAGCCGCCCGAGTCGCGGCTCAACCCGTGGTTCGCCCAGCTCGCCCACGGCTACTGCCCGCCCGAGGGCACCCACTTCGCCCGGCACACCCCGCCCACCACCTTCCCCGGCCGGGACGAGCTGCCCGCCCCCACGGCCGCCCCCCCCAAGCTCCAGGGTGGCGCGCGCGGCAAACCCTCATAA